In Catenulispora sp. MAP5-51, the genomic stretch CCCTGGCTCACCGAGGCCTACCCCGCCCTGGCCACCACGCCCGAGCGCCTCTGGCTCTACCGCACCGGCTTCGCCCTCCGCGGGCTCATCCACTGGCCGGACTACGCACCGGAGGCCGAACTGCCACGCGCTCATCCGGTGCGGCAGCTGCGCCACCTCGCCAGCCCCGAAGAGGTATAGAGGAACAGTGAACGTCTCAGTGATCAGCGGGGTCCCCTTCGGTGCCGGCGGCCAGCGCTTGGATGCGTATTGCCCCGACACGGGCAGCCAGGCCTCCCCCATCGTGCTGCTGTGGCACGGAAAAGGACCGGACGAACGCGACGTCCTCGCACCCCTCGCCCTGGCGACGGCCGCCGAGGGCGTCGTGTGCTTCGTCCCCGACTGGCGGCCCGACGCTGAGGACGCCGGGCGTACCCACCTGCGCGAGTCCGTCACCTTCATCCAGCAGCACGCAGCCGACTTCGGCGGCGACGCGGCGTCGGCCACGCTCGCCGGCTGGTCCTTGGGCGGCAAGACGGCGGTGGCGGTCGCCCTGGACCCCGCGGCGCTCGACGGCTGGCGGCCCCGAGCTGTCGTCGCGGTGGCCGGAGGCTACACCACCCCGGATCCGCTCACCGGCCGGGCGGCGATGGACCGGCTCGCCAACAGCGACGAACCGGCGTCCTCACCCATCCCCATCCACCTGGTCCACGGCACCGCCGACACGATGGTCGACGTCGCGCAAGCCCGCGCCCTGCACGCGGCCCTGCGCCGCCGGAACTGGCCGACCACCCTCACCGAGCTCGACGCGGATCACGCCGGCGTCGTCATGACCGTCTACGACCCGGAGCTGTGCCGCTGCGTACCCAGCGATTCCGACCGTGTTGTGTCCGCCGGGCACCAGACGGCGCAGCTCATCGCTCAAGCCGCGACCGACCCGTCAACGAGCTCTGTCTAACCCCTCACCCGAGCTCACAGCTTCGACAGATCCACCACATTCGTCATCGCCTGGTACCCCGCCGAGCTCGGGTGCAGGTGATCGCCGCTGTCATACGCCGCCAGCAGCGCGTCGGGGTTCGCCGGATCGCGCACCGCCGCGTCGAAGTCGACGTAGCTGTCGAACACGCCGCCGCTGCTGCGGATGAAGCTGTTCACCGCCTGCCGCTGCGTCTCGTAGGCACTCGTCCAGGCGCTGTAGCCCTCGAAGGGGGTGACGGTCGCGGCGATCACCGTGATGCCCTGGGCGTGCGCCTCGGCGGCGATCTGCTTCAGGCCGGCGATGACCGCGTCGGCCGAAGTGCCCGACTTGACGTCGTTGACGCCCTCGAGGATCAGCAGGGTCTTGACGTTGCTCTGGCTCAGGACGTCGCGATCGAGGCGACTCAGTGCGCTGATTCCGCCGTTCCCGCTCCCCTGGACGCCGGTGAAGTCGTCGCTCACCACCCGGTTGGCGCTGATCCCCTCGTCGATCACGCCCCGGTGCGGGTACTGGCTGGCCGCCAGCCGCCGCCACAGGTCGTTCGGCCAGCGGTCGTTGCCGTTGTAGGTCGAACCGACGCCGTCGGTGATCGAGTCGCCGAGGGCGACCACCGTTCCGACGGCCGAGCCGCTGGGGACCACGTCCACGCCGGACAGCAGCGTCCAGAAGCCGAACGTGTTGTTCACCGGGTAGTTGCTCACATCAGCGGTCTGATCCCCGGCGTTGTCGGCCGTGGAGTACATGTCCTGCATGCCCAGGCTGTGTTGCGACTCCAGCTGCACCGTGCCCGGGAAGTACACGCTCACCAGCAGGTTCGCGTCGGCCGGCACGGTGAACGGCACCGCGTCG encodes the following:
- a CDS encoding alpha/beta hydrolase, with protein sequence MNVSVISGVPFGAGGQRLDAYCPDTGSQASPIVLLWHGKGPDERDVLAPLALATAAEGVVCFVPDWRPDAEDAGRTHLRESVTFIQQHAADFGGDAASATLAGWSLGGKTAVAVALDPAALDGWRPRAVVAVAGGYTTPDPLTGRAAMDRLANSDEPASSPIPIHLVHGTADTMVDVAQARALHAALRRRNWPTTLTELDADHAGVVMTVYDPELCRCVPSDSDRVVSAGHQTAQLIAQAATDPSTSSV